AGCATCTTCCACCTTCCCTTGCCTGCACAGCCCTTTCATAACTACGGTGTAAGTTACTTGATTTGGCTCCACAGCATTTGCAGCCATTTCCTCAAGTAGTTTGAATGCAGCTTCTATATTACCCACGTCACAAAAAGCATTCATGATGGTAGTATACGTAATAACATTTGGCACCAAATCATGCAACTTTATGCTATTTAAGAATTGTCTGGCATCAACTAATTTTCCAGTCTTGCAGAATCCATTTATTAGGGAATTGAATGTGACTATGGATGGTTCAATCCCTCTCTCCAACAATTTTTGGTACAATAGCACAGCTTCTCCTACATTGCCAAGATTTGCATATGTATCAACCATGATATTGTACAAGACAATATCCTGCATCAATTCTCTATTCGTCAATGTATCAAAATAAGATCTTGCTTCAAATATTAATCCCTTCTTGCACAGACCCAACAAAATAGACCGGTGCAGAAAACCATTTGAAGTGATTTCCTCCGTGCACAAGTTATTAAAAAGTTGAACAGCTTGCTTAACTTCTCCCAGTTTGCAAAGTCCATGAATAATCGCAGAATACATGAAAATATCTGGTTTCACACCAAAACTTGCCATCTCATAAAGCAATGCCAAAGTTTCAGCTATTCGCCCACTTTTACACAAACAGCTAAGTAGCACACGGTATGAGATACGATTTAACTGAAAACCCTTAGATATCATCGCCTCTCTAAGTCTGAGTCCGGCTTCAACATTCCCTGTCTGGCAATGCCAACATAATAGTATTGTATCGGTCAGAAAATCGGGTTTTGACCCTAAACGCAGCATTCTCTTTGTAACCTTCCAATCCCCATCCATCATACCAAGTAGATGAAACCCTTTGGCTATAATGTTATAAGTCACTTGATCAGGTTCCAATCCATGGTTCTCCATGTCATTTGTAAAGTCTAATGCTTCCTCCACTGAACCAGCAACACAGAGTCCATGAATGAGAATATTATAACTATATGCATCAGGAAGTAATCCATTCTTGCACATTTTGCAGAAAAATGATTTTGCAATATCCACGAACCCCAATCTACAGAATCCTGACATAAGAGTATTATACGCAGCAAGACAAGGCTCCCCATCTTTCCCTTCAAGATTGCATAGAAATGCAATTGCTTCATGAATCAAGCACTGCCTGCATAGCCCATCAAGGAAAATAGAATTTGTATACTCAGTTGGACCGCTTCCAGTGGCCTtgatttcatcataaacatccCAGATGATATCTGTGTGCCTCAAGTTGTGCAATAAACTATGGTATGTCAAAATTGATGGCTGAATATCTAGGTCCTTCATCCTCCTGACGACGACAAGGGAATCATGGACCATATCAGATCTGGAATATGCAAGGGCCAGCATATCCCAGACCAGATTGTTCGAATCCCAAAACCTGAAACTTTTAAAAAGCAGCTCACAAAGTGGGGTTGCAGATTCAGAACCTGAAGAAAGCATAATGAATCAGACAACAGAAAAACATTAGCAATGAGCATGTTCTCCGATTCGTGTTGAACCAAATTTGATACCCAAcagcaaaaaataatatatcatataGGAGAAGATGATACATAGATACATATAGGAGAAGATGATACATAGATACAACTGTTCTTTGatctaataatataaaatatcactgaaaacaaaaacaataatgCAATTTGCTCATACCCTTCATCTTGATTGAATAAATCCAAACAAATGTCTAACATACAAAAGTGGATGTGACAGGATGAAATTGCTTACCACCCCCATCCAAGCATTGAAATGATATGCACTCGAAAACTTGTTTCCAGGCTCCAGCCATTTCAAACCCTAGCTATTTATTCATTTAAGAAACAAAGCGTACAGCTACAAAACTGTatacaaattaaattttctgatccagatttatttaaaatttacaatCAAAGATTTTCTTGTATTCTCGCCCTAACAACCTCTTAACTGTAAGCATACGGAAGGGAAAATACTTGAATATCTTTCTAAAACCAAAATATTCCAAGCTTCATGCTTGTTGTtacatctaaaattttaaaccatcGGTCCATCATATCAATCAAACCCATGACACAGACTCTATACAGGAACCCCAAGCCAGAGCTAACAGAACGAGAGCGaatttaaatcaaatcaaacactCAATTTTTCCAGTAAATATCATAACCTTTGATACACAAAAGATAATCacattgaaaataagaaaatcCGGAATTCTTCTAGACAAAAGTCTCCAATGAACCATGATAATAATGTTTCCCAAACATCAGATAAATCACATTAAAACTTTAAGATGATTTGATGAAAAATGTTTCCTGGATTCAGAAATCATATTGTGAAAGAACACGGAGTCCGAAAGTTAAAAtcttgattttcaaatacttacCGAAATATTACATTTCGaactgaatttaaaattttaattaacaaTAATCTAAACTCATGAGAACTTTAACTCAAATCAAACGCCAACCGGAAGTTTATAATCAACAATCACACGGAATACTACCCATGTATCAAAAACTCTCGAGGTGCGTCAATACATAAAACTCTAGAGCATCTTTTCAGCAAAGAAAATGACCCGGTGCGCATTACCTTCATCTTGAACCACCCGCAGCAAATGGCAGCGAAGCCCACGCAGCCGCTTCTTTTCCGCCAAAAGGTGCGCGACAACAAAACGCGAGTTTCTTGAGTGCTTAACCCCGAGCTCATTTTGCAGGAAAAAGAAAAACCCAATCGCATTTTCTGAGTTatggaaactgaatttctgcACGATGGTGTCTATTTCAGAAGGGCTCAGCTTAAGAACTTCGCTCTTGAAGAAATTGTTGTGCCTGAAGGAGTTGATAAAGAATTTACCACTGTATTGAGAGTGAGATTGAAATTGAGTGACGATTCGCCATATGACGTCGTTCTCCGGGCACTCCGCCAAGTCAGCAACGGCGGAGATAGTTGAAAAGGGGATATGGGAGAAGATACTCCGGGGAAGTAAACGAGCTCGTATGGCGGGTGATAGGAACATCGAACATTGTGGTACTCAACGGGTGTGAGGGGTTTGGGACGTAGGGTTTAAGCTTCGTCACCATTTTCCTCTTCTTTGACCCCTTGTCCAAGGTCATAACTTGGATAtaatagtaatttaatttaattcattatttgtCACCTAcactgtttttaaaaaaatgaaaaatatatgttcacGTGCACAAGGATATCGATAATGGATATAATCCTATTAACCGGAgaaatatatcaaataaatcatatccttttttgttttaattatttaaaaatcaatcGTACTTTGTATTTATCTATATTAGTAAAAGATGCACATGCGTTGTATgtgttatattaattttaatttgattaaataatagacgaaactatttttaatttataagagtcgttcgatttaaaagagaagttttgtttatatttttttctatgtaaaatatggagtgacttaAAGAGGTTTTTAGTAGggtaagaaaaataattatggaattaaatattttggtgtcctcTAATGTAGTTACTCTAAGGATCttacacttaataatatagtatagaagtATAGACATccacattcttttatattttcgttGAGTCAACTTGCATCTTAAAGGTTTACATACCGGAAGTAGATCAATCAACTATCGAGTTTTATTTTACGTAATGGAATTTATCTCATTGTTGATAGCTTATTTCCATAGATGAGCTCCTTGACTAAACACAACTTCTTGAAAAGTTTTTGATTCATTATCTAAAATGTGTGTTAGAAAATTAGTACCAAAAGATTTTTCCACTCTTACGTTTTTACAACGCCTTGGTTCTTCATTGCCTTAAGGGGAACCAAATGTAGTTTCATATGTTCTTTTGTTTGAATTACttatttcctttctttccaaaaaaataatatatttttaaataatacagTATTTCTCGATTCTATTatcattcatttatttatttcaataattcCTAACTTGCGCACTAGAAAGCGATATTCACTGCTATGATATTcatatccaatgaaaatagAGTCATTTGTTTTAAGTCcaattttgatttgttttggCTAGTTACTTTTACTTTAGTCAAATACCCCACACTCTGAGATATTTGTAAGATGGTTTACGA
This window of the Primulina huaijiensis isolate GDHJ02 unplaced genomic scaffold, ASM1229523v2 scaffold20025, whole genome shotgun sequence genome carries:
- the LOC140966087 gene encoding uncharacterized protein isoform X1, yielding MFLSPAIRARLLPRSIFSHIPFSTISAVADLAECPENDVIWRIVTQFQSHSQYSGKFFINSFRHNNFFKSEVLKLSPSEIDTIVQKFSFHNSENAIGFFFFLQNELGVKHSRNSRFVVAHLLAEKKRLRGLRCHLLRVVQDEGSESATPLCELLFKSFRFWDSNNLVWDMLALAYSRSDMVHDSLVVVRRMKDLDIQPSILTYHSLLHNLRHTDIIWDVYDEIKATGSGPTEYTNSIFLDGLCRQCLIHEAIAFLCNLEGKDGEPCLAAYNTLMSGFCRLGFVDIAKSFFCKMCKNGLLPDAYSYNILIHGLCVAGSVEEALDFTNDMENHGLEPDQVTYNIIAKGFHLLGMMDGDWKVTKRMLRLGSKPDFLTDTILLCWHCQTGNVEAGLRLREAMISKGFQLNRISYRVLLSCLCKSGRIAETLALLYEMASFGVKPDIFMYSAIIHGLCKLGEVKQAVQLFNNLCTEEITSNGFLHRSILLGLCKKGLIFEARSYFDTLTNRELMQDIVLYNIMVDTYANLGNVGEAVLLYQKLLERGIEPSIVTFNSLINGFCKTGKLVDARQFLNSIKLHDLVPNVITYTTIMNAFCDVGNIEAAFKLLEEMAANAVEPNQVTYTVVMKGLCRQGKVEDAVKVFKGMFAKGLSPDQASYNALIQYLFKAREFEKAFHLHDDMIKNGVQPNHITYNIIINGLCVYGNLCDAERVFSSLQDQNFRLSKVAYTTLIKANCAKGDARKAMLLFHQMVENGFEISVRDYSAVINRLCKRYLVKNAMEFVRMMLAGGLGLDQQICAVMIHSFDKIGDFASVFQFYAVTIKCGFYLS
- the LOC140966087 gene encoding uncharacterized protein isoform X2 is translated as MFLSPAIRARLLPRSIFSHIPFSTISAVADLAECPENDVIWRIVTQFQSHSQYSGKFFINSFRHNNFFKSEVLKLSPSEIDTIVQKFSFHNSENAIGFFFFLQNELGVKHSRNSRFVVAHLLAEKKRLRGLRCHLLRVVQDEGSESATPLCELLFKSFRFWDSNNLVWDMLALAYSRSDMVHDSLVVVRRMKDLDIQPSILTYHSLLHNLRHTDIIWDVYDEIKATGSGPTEYTNSIFLDGLCRQCLIHEAIAFLCNLEGKDGEPCLAAYNTLMSGFCRLGFVDIAKSFFCKMCKNGLLPDAYSYNILIHGLCVAGSVEEALDFTNDMENHGLEPDQVTYNIIAKGFHLLGMMDGDWKVTKRMLRLGSKPDFLTDTILLCWHCQTGNVEAGLRLREAMISKGFQLNRISYRVLLSCLCKSGRIAETLALLYEMASFGVKPDIFMYSAIIHGLCKLGEVKQAVQLFNNLCTEEITSNGFLHRSILLGLCKKGLIFEARSYFDTLTNRELMQDIVLYNIMVDTYANLGNVGEAVLLYQKLLERGIEPSIVTFNSLINGFCKTGKLVDARQFLNSIKLHDLVPNVITYTTIMNAFCDVGNIEAAFKLLEEMAANAVEPNQVTYTVVMKGLCRQGKVEDAVKVFKDQNFRLSKVAYTTLIKANCAKGDARKAMLLFHQMVENGFEISVRDYSAVINRLCKRYLVKNAMEFVRMMLAGGLGLDQQICAVMIHSFDKIGDFASVFQFYAVTIKCGFYLS
- the LOC140966087 gene encoding uncharacterized protein isoform X3, producing the protein MRLGFSFSCKMSSGLSTQETRVLLSRTFWRKRSGCVGFAAICCGCFRFWDSNNLVWDMLALAYSRSDMVHDSLVVVRRMKDLDIQPSILTYHSLLHNLRHTDIIWDVYDEIKATGSGPTEYTNSIFLDGLCRQCLIHEAIAFLCNLEGKDGEPCLAAYNTLMSGFCRLGFVDIAKSFFCKMCKNGLLPDAYSYNILIHGLCVAGSVEEALDFTNDMENHGLEPDQVTYNIIAKGFHLLGMMDGDWKVTKRMLRLGSKPDFLTDTILLCWHCQTGNVEAGLRLREAMISKGFQLNRISYRVLLSCLCKSGRIAETLALLYEMASFGVKPDIFMYSAIIHGLCKLGEVKQAVQLFNNLCTEEITSNGFLHRSILLGLCKKGLIFEARSYFDTLTNRELMQDIVLYNIMVDTYANLGNVGEAVLLYQKLLERGIEPSIVTFNSLINGFCKTGKLVDARQFLNSIKLHDLVPNVITYTTIMNAFCDVGNIEAAFKLLEEMAANAVEPNQVTYTVVMKGLCRQGKVEDAVKVFKGMFAKGLSPDQASYNALIQYLFKAREFEKAFHLHDDMIKNGVQPNHITYNIIINGLCVYGNLCDAERVFSSLQDQNFRLSKVAYTTLIKANCAKGDARKAMLLFHQMVENGFEISVRDYSAVINRLCKRYLVKNAMEFVRMMLAGGLGLDQQICAVMIHSFDKIGDFASVFQFYAVTIKCGFYLS